In Rhodamnia argentea isolate NSW1041297 chromosome 11, ASM2092103v1, whole genome shotgun sequence, one genomic interval encodes:
- the LOC115739359 gene encoding protein NETWORKED 2D, with protein MMLQRAASNAYSWWWASHIRTKQSKWLEQNLQDMEEKVQNVLQVIEEDGDSFAKRAEMYYKKRPELISFVGESYKAYRALAERYDHISTELQNANNTIASVFPEQVPFSMDEDDEDTPRRPVLAVPKQNVPKVPKAPVKDLKSILTYGAKKMQNRRDKKSAAANKVPKSGLSKAEALEKIDRNQKDILALQTVKEFVKSSYESGLARYWETEKQIKEMQEEVSNLQDEFGEGMVIEDDEARSVMATAALKSCQETLFSLQEKQKKFSEEARAEQEKIKIARKKFKTLKKKFLPKENNEEIPSAEVERSSQEAVSAQGEELRILEEKIKQQIQAEFSTSLTVSEMAEKIDELVNKVIVLETAVSSQTALIERLRAETSGLQTQFELLEDDNTSSIDGSDNMPNKMREMEQKLHGVEDLNRSVEDQDKNLSTHFTEARCNLEHLSNNLGSVRPDEDQEVASLPIEAAASAAGEKREVNERFGKLPKENRDEDFRVTYASSQADEGLQTSSSSPIQDASHVNSGSLESKPSGSSDNREQDAETTTQIRGDGVEHIQKSCSSALENSSLRAEDNLEIHPVKPSGAQSQNEGKPHVVPQKMHVSWKDEVQEGTLEEEEPNWKELFLKGLENREQTLLTEYTTVLRNFKEVKKKLAATEKKTPDGLLDTSVQLRDLKNSNAMKDEEILSLRQKLNLLQMVLEGNSESIKADTLIAQEQETEEIKLILADQAQSTSEIEEKFRMDIDQLLEENLEFWLRFSSALHQIQNYETAVEDLQAETMKLLEKEKKKEGSRSGPLKSDVKPIYKHLREIQNELTVWLEKFMTLKDEQQCRFSSLCHIQEEITRALKASAEDDDFTFTSYQAAKFQGEVLNMKQENNKVADELQAGLDHISALQVEVEKTSANLNEGFGISGSRNSQQSSHLGHSVSKSRIPLRSFIFGVKAKKQRPSFFTAMSPAMHRKYHAFKAAYQ; from the exons atgatgttGCAGAGAGCTGCAAGCAATGCATACTCATGGTGGTGGGCGAGTCACATCAGAACAAAGCAATCCAAATGGCTGGAACAGAACCTTCAAG ATATGGAGGAAAAAGTGCAGAATGTGCTTCAggtcattgaagaagatggagacTCCTTTGCCAAGAGGGCAGAGATGTACTACAAGAAAAGGCCAGAGCTCATAAGCTTTGTCGGAGAATCCTACAAAGCATATCGAGCGCTTGCCGAACGGTACGACCACATATCGACGGAGCTACAAAATGCCAACAACACAATCGCCTCGGTTTTCCCGGAGCAAGTCCCGTTTTCCATGGACGAAGACGACGAAGATACTCCGAGGAGGCCCGTCCTCGCAGTCCCCAAACAGAACGTTCCGAAAGTCCCAAAAGCTCCCGTCAAGGATTTGAAGAGCATTTTGACATATGGCGCGAAGAAGATGCAAAACAGGAGGGACAAGAAATCGGCTGCCGCTAACAAAGTCCCTAAATCTGGTTTGAGCAAAGCGGAAGCGCTCGAAAAGATCGATAGAAATCAGAAGGACATTCTTGCTCTGCAGACGGTGAAGGAGTTTGTGAAGAGCTCGTACGAGAGCGGGCTCGCGAGATACTGGGAAACTGAGAAGCAGATCAAGGAGATGCAAGAAGAGGTCTCCAACTTGCAAGATGAATTTGGCGAGGGAATGGTCATTGAAGACGACGAGGCACGGAGTGTGATGGCCACGGCTGCTCTGAAGTCTTGTCAAGAAACCTTGTTCAGCTTGCAGGAGAAGCAGAAAAAATTCTCCGAGGAAGCAAGAGCAGAGCAAGAGAAGATAAAGATTGCTCGGAAAAAGTTCAAGACGTTGAAGAAAAAATTCCTTcctaaagaaaataatgaagaaattCCATCGGCCGAGGTGGAGAGGTCAAGCCAAGAAGCGGTAAGTGCACAAGGAGAAGAATTACGAATTTTGGAAGAAAAGATCAAGCAACAAATTCAGGCCGAGTTCAGTACATCTCTGACTGTGAGCGAAATGGCAGAGAAGATCGATGAGCTTGTGAATAAGGTGATCGTCTTGGAAACTGCAGTCTCATCTCAAACTGCTCTTATAGAAAGATTGAGAGCAGAAACTAGTGGTCTTCAAACACAATTTGAATTGTTGGAAGACGATAACACGAGCTCGATCGATGGCTCAGACAATATGCCGAACAAGATGCGGGAAATGGAACAGAAGCTGCATGGAGTAGAGGATCTTAACAGGAGCGTTGAGGATCAAGACAAGAATCTAAGCACGCACTTCACCGAAGCACGATGCAACTTAGAACACCTGTCCAACAATCTGGGAAGCGTGAGGCCGGATGAAGATCAGGAAGTCGCTTCCCTGCCTATCGAAGCAGCAGCATCAGCTGCAGGAGAGAAACGAGAAGTCAATGAGAGGTTCGGGAAATTGCCGAAAGAAAATCGAGACGAGGACTTTCGTGTTACATATGCATCGTCGCAGGCAGATGAGGGACTGCAAACTTCAAGTTCATCGCCAATTCAAGATGCATCTCATGTCAATAGCGGGTCGCTCGAGTCTAAACCATCGGGTTCCAGTGATAATCGTGAACAAGATGCAGAAACAACAACCCAGATTAGAGGGGACGGGGTTGAACATATTCAGAAATCTTGTTCCAGTGCCTTGGAAAATAGTTCTCTCCGGGCAGAAGATAACTTGGAAATTCATCCAGTTAAGCCTAGTGGTGCGCAGTCGCAAAATGAAGGCAAGCCACACGTCGTACCTCAGAAGATGCATGTTTCCTGGAAAGATGAAGTACAAGAAGGGacattggaggaagaagaaccaAACTGGAAGGAATTGTTCCTTAAAGGGTTGGAAAATAGAGAGCAGACTCTTCTGACAGAGTACACGACAGTTCTTCGAAATTTCAAGGAAGTCAAGAAGAAGCTCGCTGCCACAGAGAAGAAAACCCCAGATGGCCTCCTTGACACGAGCGTACAGCTGCGGGACCTGAAGAATTCAAATGCCATGAAGGATGAAGAGATTTTGTCGCTTCGTCAGAAACTCAATCTTCTACAAATGGTTTTAGAGGGCAATTCCGAGTCAATTAAGGCGGACACCCTGATAGCACAAGAGCAAGAGACAGAAGAGATAAAGTTGATTCTTGCTGATCAGGCTCAGTCGACTTCGGAGATCGAAGAAAAATTCAGGATGGATATCGATCAACTGCTGGAGGAGAACTTGGAATTCTGGCTCAGGTTCAGCTCAGCGTTACATCAGATACAAAACTACGAAACCGCTGTCGAGGACCTCCAAGCTGAAACAATGAAActccttgaaaaagaaaagaagaaagaaggaagccGGTCAGGACCTCTGAAATCAGATGTAAAGCCAATATACAAACATTTGAGAGAGATTCAGAACGAGCTCACTGTCTGGCTAGAGAAGTTCATGACACTAAAAGACGAGCAGCAATGCAGATTCTCATCCCTGTGCCATATCCAAGAAGAGATCACGAGAGCGCTAAAAGCGAGCGCAGAAGACGACGACTTTACATTCACCAGCTACCAAGCAGCAAAGTTCCAAGGGGAGGTCCTGAACATGAAACAAGAGAATAACAAGGTTGCAGATGAACTGCAGGCCGGTTTGGACCACATATCTGCGCTTCAAGTGGAGGTCGAGAAGACTTCGGCAAACCTAAATGAGGGATTCGGGATTTCTGGATCAAGAAACAGTCAGCAAAGCAGCCACTTGGGACACTCTGTCAGCAAGTCGCGAATCCCCCtccgttcattcattttcggTGTCAAAGCGAAGAAGCAAAGACCCTCATTCTTCACTGCCATGAGCCCTGCAATGCATCGGAAGTACCATGCTTTCAAAGCAGCATATCAGTAG
- the LOC115739361 gene encoding nicotinamidase 1, whose amino-acid sequence MDSSPIDLLKEHLPVEQDSVVLSGDVKTGLVLVDVVNGFCTVGAGNLAPRQPDKQIQDMVDESVRLARVFCNKNWPVFAFLDSHHPDVPEHPYPPHCIVGTDEAKLVPALEWLEKEPNATLRAKDCIDGFIGSMEKDGSNVFVDWVKSNRIQAILVVGICTDICVLDFVSSALSARNRGLLAPLEGVIVYSRACATFDIPVDVAKMAKDLTAHPQDLMHHIGLYLAKGRGAKVASEVLFGA is encoded by the exons ATGGATTCGTCGCCGATTGATCTGTTGAAGGAGCATCTCCCTGTGGAACAGGACTCCGTGGTTCTGTCCGGGGACGTCAAGACCGGTCTTGTTCTTGTTGATGTCGTGAATGGCTTCTGCACGGTCGGTGCTGGGAATCTG GCACCTAGGCAGCCTGATAAGCAAATCCAGGATATGGTGGATGAGTCGGTGAGACTTGCCCGAGTCTTCTGTAATAAGAATTGGCCTGTTTTCGCTTTCTTAGATTCTCATCACCCAGATGTTCCTGAGCACCCTTATCCTCCGCATTGTATAGTCGGAACGGATGAAGCAAAGCTAGTACCAG CCCTGGAGTGGTTAGAGAAAGAACCGAATGCTACCCTAAGGGCTAAAGACTGTATTGATGGCTTTATCGGTTCAATGGAGAAAGATGGTTCTAATGTATTTGTAGATTGGGTCAAAAGCAATCGAATCCAAGCG ATACTTGTGGTGGGGATCTGCACAGATATTTGCGTTCTCGATTTCGTGAGCTCCGCCTTGTCAGCAAGAAATCGCGGTCTTCTTGCCCCTCTAGAGGGTGTGATTGTGTACTCGCGTGCCTGTGCTACTTTCGACATTCCCGTTGATGTTGCCAAAATGGCTAAGGACCTTACTGCCCATCCACAG GATCTCATGCATCACATTGGACTTTACCTGGCCAAGGGAAGGGGAGCCAAGGTAGCATCGGAGGTGTTGTTTGGCGCTTGA
- the LOC115739360 gene encoding putative U-box domain-containing protein 50: MEAEAEKVYVAVGNDLHDNFKTLEWALKKWSSQPIRIVILHVSRKMSRDFVYGPFGKLPASSVSEEVLEALRKNEQEKIDSLLSKYIAFCGKVKAEAVKVEEYDEPIHKLIVDLISRLHITKLVMDLTFMKSSSSSWKSKVAISGMFYVHRQKPDFCQLYLICAGKLVQQRWEGEDGIMEDDQGVMVAKLKMKSNFKAWIGKMFNDNISPERNSSFAAPSSVNLDSPDSQSQWERSVEEIEDYFQELLISCKEDDNFEDCRTASPIKPDAPGDADTTMSPAEKTEALKRKIEEARQTIQLKRKESKENIERQSKAEWAISLCNGQIEDIGTRTKEEFTNRMALRKDLEAEKDKVYEVMRDTEESTSKLKSLLQLQSELSNKLQISNLAKVHAEARLENAVITRAEMVREIEELRRQRDVLQRRIEFCREKDTIEMVNRLNEVSCGHREYAEEEIRLATDNFSERLRLKSGGDWTNVYRGRINHATTVAVKMLNSSNGLSQDNFQKMVRLLSQVRHPNIVAMVCFCSELQCIAFEYMHSGSLRDILDSPHKKSRRCKQLLWWHDRVRVAHDVASGLGFLHSARPTPMVHGCLTLSNILLDRNLVAKISNFGLDGPKSHDNKDVQVDIRAFGALLVQLLTGRDWSGLLEQAMTMDRMGLVEVLDQTAGRWPLDLAEELADMALTCLSVDPESAAGFDIGMIIDELKDLRRRADEIMVRGGNEAAIGRGADRDNSRGIPNMFVCPIFQEIMKNPHVAADGFSYELEAIEEWLWTGHDTSPMTNLKLKHKFLAPNHTLRGFIQEWQSKRSAVDPL, from the exons ATGGAGGCTGAAGCAGAGAAAGTATATGTCGCCGTGGGGAATGACCTGCACGATAACTTCAAGACCCTGGAGTGGGCGCTGAAGAAGTGGTCTTCCCAGCCAATTCGCATAGTCATCCTTCACGTATCAAGAAAGATGTCCAGGGATTTTGTGTACGGTCCAT TTGGAAAGCTTCCTGCAAGTTCTGTGAGCGAGGAGGTGCTGGAAGCTCTCAGAAAGAATGAGCAGGAAAAGATTGACAGTCTCCTCTCCAAATACATAGCTTTCTGTGGCAAG GTGAAGGCTGAAGCAGTAAAAGTAGAGGAATATGATGAACCCATTCACAAGCTCATTGTGGATTTGATATCTCGATTGCATATAACCAAGTTGGTGATGGACCTCACATTCATGAaatcctcctcttcatcatg GAAATCGAAAGTTGCAATCAGTGGGATGTTCTATGTCCATAGGCAAAAGCCTGACTTTTGCCAATTGTACTTGATATGCGCTGGAAAACTGGTGCAGCAAAGATGGGAGGGTGAAGACGGAATCATGGAGGATGATCAGGGTGTGATGGTCGCTAAGTTGAAAATGAAGTCTAACTTCAAAGCTTGGATCGGAAAGATGTTCAACGACAACATCTCACCAGAAAGGAATTCCAGCTTTGCGGCCCCGTCGTCAGTGAACTTGGACTCCCCCGATTCGCAAAGTCAGTGGGAACGTTCTGTGGAAGAAATCGAAGATTATTTCCAGGAGCTGCTGATTTCCTGTAAAGAAGATGACAATTTTGAGGACTGCCGAACGGCTAGCCCCATAAAGCCAGATGCACCAGGGGATGCTGATACTACTATG AGCCCTGCAGAAAAGACTGAAGCtctcaaaaggaaaatagagGAAGCACGCCAGACAATCCAATTGAAGAGGAAAGAATCTAAGGAGAACATAGAAAGACAGTCGAAAGCCGAATGGGCCATCTCTTTGTGCAATGGGCAA ATAGAAGATATCGGAACCCGCACTAAAGAAGAATTCACAAACCGAATGGCGCTTCGGAAAGATTTGGAGGCCGAGAAGGATAAGGTCTATGAAGTGATGAGGGACACTGAAGAGAGTACGAGCAAGCTAAAGTCGCTCCTGCAACTTCAGAGCGAACTCTCGAACAAACTCCAAATTTCAAACCTCGCGAAAGTGCATGCCGAGGCCCGCCTAGAGAACGCGGTCATAACCAGAGCGGAAATGGTGAGGGAGATCGAGGAATTAAGGCGACAGAGAGATGTCCTCCAACGCCGCATCGAGTTTTGTAGAGAAAAAGACACGATAGAAATGGTTAACAGGTTGAACGAAGTTAGCTGCGGGCATCGAGAGTACGCAGAGGAGGAGATCAGGCTCGCAACCGACAATTTCTCCGAGCGTCTCAGATTGAAGTCCGGAGGAGACTGGACGAATGTGTATAGAGGACGGATAAATCATGCAACGACGGTTGCGGTTAAAATGCTCAACTCTTCAAATGGATTATCTCAAGACAATTTCCAAAAGATG GTGAGACTTCTCAGTCAAGTTAGACACCCGAATATCGTTGCAATGGTCTGCTTTTGTTCGGAGCTGCAATGCATAGCCTTTGAGTACATGCATTCCGGGAGCTTGAGGGATATTCTGGATTCCCCTCACAAAAAGTCCAGAAGATGTAAGCAGCTCCTGTGGTGGCATGATCGCGTCCGTGTTGCCCACGATGTGGCATCGGGGTTGGGTTTCCTCCACTCGGCCAGACCCACACCAATGGTTCACGGATGCCTAACCCTGTCTAACATCCTCCTCGACCGCAATCTCGTAGCAAAGATCAGCAATTTCGGGCTCGATGGGCCCAAAAGCCACGACAATAAGGACGTGCAGGTGGATATCCGAGCTTTCGGCGCTCTATTGGTGCAACTTTTGACGGGAAGGGATTGGTCCGGGCTACTCGAACAGGCAATGACAATGGACCGCATGGGCCTCGTCGAAGTACTGGATCAGACGGCTGGACGGTGGCCGTTGGATCTGGCGGAAGAGCTCGCTGATATGGCATTAACGTGCTTGTCTGTTGATCCAGAATCTGCTGCAGGTTTTGACATCGGAATGATCATAGACGAGCTCAAAGATCTAAGAAGAAGAGCGGATGAGATTATGGTGAGAGGAGGGAATGAGGCGGCTATCGGTAGGGGAGCCGACCGGGACAACTCGAGGGGCATCCCCAACATGTTCGTCTGCCCCATATTTCAG GAGATAATGAAGAATCCTCACGTAGCAGCAGATGGGTTTTCGTATGAACTAGAGGCCATAGAGGAGTGGCTGTGGACGGGGCATGACACTTCCCCCATGACCAACTTGAAGCTCAAGCACAAGTTCCTCGCACCGAACCACACCCTCCGGGGGTTCATTCAAGAGTGGCAAAGCAAACGGTCCGCGGTCGATCCTTTGTAA